The following nucleotide sequence is from Natronosalvus caseinilyticus.
ATACATGGGGGTAGTTGACGGTGCCAGCACGTATTCTAACAACAACGAAAATAGCGCGATTCGGTGGGACGCAGCCGTTCTCTAATGGCTCACGTCGAGAAGGACGTCGATCACTGAACGTCTCCCTACGCCGACTCCTGTACGAAGTCGCCCGAGCAGTCGTATTCGATGAGCGTGAATCGGGCGACGTCCGGTTCGTCGTCGTACGGTCCCGATCGATCCGTCATTCCGTAGATGGTCAGGCTCTCGACGTCAGTCTCGTGCTCCTCGTTCCAGCGATCACAGAGGTAGTTCGCCGTGTACGACCGATGTTTTTCGTTGTCGACGTATCGCATGTTCGAGAGGTACTTGCGCCAGCGCGCACTCTTGTAGGTCTCGTCGACGCTCGGTGGCCTGTCCCAGTCGACTTCCCCGCCGTGCATGACGTCGACTTCCGAACCGTCCTCGAGTTCACCAGGGACGACGAACCACTTGGCGTTCGAGGTGGGGTTCGGGGCGAACATCCGCCAGCTCTGATCGATCATCGTAGTGTCGATGACCTGCTCTGCAGGGTCGGGGACCTCGGTGTAGTCGACAGCCTCTGCGTTGGCGAACAGGACGAGGAGCAGGAACATGGCGGGAAGAACGGAGAAAAACGCGTCGCGCCCGCCTGCGGTTACCGTCGAGAGCGACGGGTGAGACAGCGATGCCGACGGCGAGGGGAATCTCGGGGCGGTCCGCTGCAGCCACTCGAGTCGTGCTCGAAGCGGCGTATCCAGGCCGAGATAGGCGCCGAGTGCGGTCACCCGATCCCACACCGCTGGTGGATAAAAGAGGAGCAACCCGGAGACGGCGATCAGGGGGAAGAGATCGATACGGAGGGTGACGACCATCCCGAGGTGCATTCCGGCGAGAGCCGTCGCCAGCAGGGCTCGAGGATACCCGGTGAGGAGGATTAACAGTGGGGAAGCGAAGATACAGACGAGCCAGGCGTACGTAAACAACTTGAGCAGCAGGAACTGATCCGCGAGCACATTGCCGAGGAGGATCGTCAGGTGGTCCGCCTGGAAGATGAAGCCGACCGCTTCTCCGCTCATCCACTTGTCGCTCCCGTACTTGTGGATGGCGTTAGTGAAGTACATCAGGAACACCTGTAATAGGACGGCCATCGTCGCTTCGCTCGAGAGCGTCGACCGTGGCAGATCGATCCGTCGGGCGTCGATGGCCCACCGCTCCCCGAGCGGGAGGAAGATTCCCCAGAACAACAGTAATCGCAACAGGATGTCGCCCGAGTTAAGTACCATCGGCATTCGAATGTGCAGCGACACGAGCAGGAACCAGGAGACGACGGTTGCGAGTCGAGTTCGATACCCGAGTATCAACGCGAGTGCAAACCCTCCTGCAATGGCGAATAACAGCGCCTGTACCCACGGTTCGCCCGAAATTGCGTGTACTGAGTAGACGTCGGAGTAGTCCGAGAAAAGTGCCCGTAGCGGAAGGACGCCCTCGTCGGTGTGGAACTCTCTGAGGTGACGAGTCCGATTCAGCAGGTCGAGGATGATGAGGAGCCCGAGTGCGATTCGAAACGCGGCGAGCGCCCGGAGGTCTATCTCGAACCGTCGCTGGAGGGCGACGGCGAACCGATCCATGGCGGCTGACAGCCGGTCCAGACTGGAGGTGGATTGCGAGGACATCGTTTGGGTCGATCGTTTCCGAGGTGTCACGCGCAATGATGCATAAGCTTGTTGTCTTCTTCGGGCCTGACGTGGCCTTGCGGCCGGTATCGTCACGCGATTTGCGCTCGTCTTTGCTCAAGCCCGCGCGTTCGTCTATCACTCGACCTGGGACGTCCGTGCAACTGTGAGAGTCGACGGATAGAGTAAACGGAGACCCCAATCACCGCCATCGGAATGCTGAACTACACACCGAACGAAAATCGACCAATGAGCGCCGACCTCGAGGTTCCCGCAGACGCCCCAATCCTCCTCTTCGACGGCATTTGCAACCTCTGCAACGGCTTCGTCCAGTTCGTCGTCCCCCGCGATACGGACGAGCAGTTCTACTTCGCTTCGATCCAGTCCGACGTGGGCAAGGCGCTGTGTGCCGAGCACGGTCTGCCGACCGACGAACTCGAGTCGGTCGTCCTGATCGAGGGCGAGGACAGTTACGTCAAGTCGGGAGCGATCATCCGCACGGCGAGCCATCTCGGTGGGATCTACGCCCTGCTATCGCCGTTTCGGTTCGTCCCGCGCCCGGTTCGAGACTGGGCGTACGACTTCGTCGCGAACCGGCGCTACCGCTGGTTCGGGAAGAAAGAGCAGTGTATGATGCCGACGGGGGACGTGCAGTCGCGGTTCCTCGAGCGTACCGATCCCTGACTGGAGTCGGGTTTGACCTCCTCCACGCCCTAAAGGACGTGGAATCCGCCCATCGGATTTCCGCCGAGTGTGGCGTTCGAGGTTCCAACCCGCACTCAGAGGGAACCGGCGACACACCGGGGGAACTCTCGTTTCCTCCCTCGTATAGGGCTGTGGCCCGGTCAAACAGGCCCCATCGAATACCATGTCATCGCCGTGCGAACCACCGCTGGCTCGCTTCCCCTTCTGGTTCGGGGACGGCATCTCACGGTATTCGTAGCAGTTCATGTTACTCGGAAGCACACGAAAACGATTGCGGTCGAAATCTGTCCCGGCCACCGACTGCGAGTGGCTCGCTGGGCCTACCGCTTGACCTCCGCCTAAAGTCGGAGGTATGCGCTATCGGTCTGTATCAGCCGACAACCGTCAGTCGTCAGTCGTCGGCCGCCGGAACTTCCTCTCTCTCCTCGAGCACGGCGTCCTCGCGCTCTCGCTCGAGGTCCTCGAGGTACTCGTCGGCGTCGATGGCCGCCTTCGAGCCCATGCCCGCGGCGGTGACCGCTTGCTGGTAGTGGTAGTCAACGACGTCGCCGGCGCCGAAGATACCGGCGACGTCGGTTTCGGTCTGGCCGCCGCCGTCGCCGCCTTTTGTCTCGAGGTAGCCTTCGTCGTCGGTTTCGATGCCGAGTCCCTCGAGGTAGTCGGTGTTGGGCGTGTGGCCGATGGCGAAGAAGACGGCGCCGACGTCGAAGTCGAACTCCTCGGTTTCGGGGTCGTCGAGGCGGTCGGTGGGGTGCCCCTTCTCGTTGCGAACGAGGGTGACGTGGTCGACACCTTCCTCCTGGGAGCCGTGAATCTCGATCAATTCGGTGTTCTTCATGATCTCGATGTTGCCGTCCTCGACGTGCTCGTGGACGCGGTCGATCCAGTAGTCCTCGGCGCGGAACTCCTCGCGGCGGTGGGCCAGGTAGACCGTGTCGGCGAACTTCGTGAGGAACGAGGCTTCCTCCATGGCTGCGTCGCCACCGCCGACCACGAGCATGTCCTCGTCGCGGAAGAACGCGCCGTCGCAGGTCGCACACGTCGAGAGGCCGTAGCCCATGAGTTCGTCCTCGCCAGGGATGCCGAGGGTTCGGGCGCTGGCGCCGGAGGCGACGATGACGGCGTCGGCGGTGTAGCGGTCGCCGTTGGTGAGGTCGACGCAGAAGGAGTCCTCGGTGGCGCCCTCCACGACCGAGGGATCCTCGAGCCGTTCGACGTTCGCGACGATGCCGTTTTTCAGCTCGGCGCCGAACTGGCGGGCCTGTTCCTTCATGTCGTTCACGAGTTCCGGGCCGCTGATCCCCTCGGGGAAGCCCGGGTAGTTCGCCACGTCGGTCGTCAAGGTGAGCTGGCCGCCGGGTTCGTCGCCCTCGATGACCAGGGGCTCGTTGTTCGACCGGCCGGCGTAGATGGCCGCCGTCAGGCCGGCGATACCCGTTCCGGCGATGATCAGGCGACGGTGCTCGACGACCTCGCAGTCGTCTTCGCGGGCGATCCCGAGCATCTCGTCGAGTTCGCCGGTCTCGTCGAGGGCGCTGGTCTCGTCCCAGCCGCCGATCAGTTCGTCGTTCACGAACACTTCGGGGGCGGTCTTGCGGCCCTCGGCGCGGTCGACCATCTCCTCGAACAGGTCCTCGTCACCCGTGACGTTGTAGGTCTCGTAGGCGACCTCCTTGGCGTCGAAGAGGTCCTTCGCCTTCTCGCAGTACGGGCAGTTCTCTTTGGTGTAAATTTCGACTCGAGGGGCGTCGCTCATGTATCCGTACTACGCACAGGCGACCTAAACGCCTTGCGTTCCTGGCATTCCGCGGTCGGTCCTGGCGACCCTCCCATTCCGCGGTCGTCCGCATGTCGGTTCACCGAGTCGAACCGCGCGTCGCCAAGGTTCGCTCCGGTGTCCCGGTCGACGTACTCGACGGTCACGTCGATCTGGCGACCCGTCCGATCCTCGAGCGCGTCCTCGAGGGTAGAGACGAGGTCCGGGTAGGCGACACCGTCGGGACGGCGAATTACGGCGGTCACCTCGTAGGAGGTAGCCAGGTCGCCCCCGGCGAACTCCGTCCGGAGTTCGACGAGCTCGAGCCGGTCGTACTCGGGATTATCGAGGACGGTTCGGATCTCCTCGTTGACGTCGTTTTCGAAGGAGACGTGGTGGAAGAGGACGCCGCCGGCGAGCAGGCAGACGAGCGAGAGGACGAGGATTGCGGGAACGATCGCGCCGAGGCGGTCGCGGGCCAGGTTCCCACGCAGATCTCCCGGGACCCAGTGGTCGGGCCGGTAGCCGAGGTACCAGAAGACGGCGAGGCCGGAGAGGACGATGGACGCGGCGTTGATCGTGAGCAGGACGAACGCTCCGGCCGCGACCAGGGGCGCGTTCCAGGCCAGGCCGATGCCCACGGCCGCCGCGGCGGGGATGAGCGCCGCGGCGATCATGACGCCGACGAGTGAGACGGGCAGGGCGGTCGCCAGCCCGAACGCGCCCGCAGCACCGGCGCAGATGCCAATGAGCAGCGAGAGGAGGTCGGGCGAGATGCGGGTGCTCACCTGGTGGATGGCCGTGATCTCGATAGTCGAGGGGACGATGGCCCCCGAGCGGACGAGCCAGGCGAACGCGAACGCCCCGGCCATCGCGGCCACCAGCCCGCCGACGAGCGAGGAGATGCCGCCGACGATCATGCCGCGGTCGTTGAGCACCATCCCGACGGTGCCGGTCAGCGCGGCGCTCACCTGCGGGGCGATGACCATCGACCCCACGACGATAGCCGGCGAGTCGAGCAGAAGGCCGGCCGTCGCCACGACTGCACTCAGAAGCGTCATCGCGTAGTAGGTGAGGCGGTTCGGCGTCATGTTCAGTGCCCGCGTCCGAATCTCTTCGTAGAAGATACTGTCGTCGGACTCGCTCCCGCTGACGAAGCGCTTCTCGAGGGACTCGAGGCCCGGCGTCCGTGCCGTCTCGATCGAACTGACGACGATGAAGTCGTCGTCGACGCCGGCTTCCTCGAGCGTCTCGAGGACCTCCTCGACGGCCTGTGTGGGCAACGGAAACTGGACGATGACGCTGTCTTCCTCGTCGGTGTTCTCCCGGAGGGTTACGTAGTCGATCCCCTCGGTGTCGAGCGCGAACAGCACGTCGTCCCGGACGGCGGAGGGGACGAGCGCCTGTATCAGTCGCATCGCCGGCGATACCACGGCCCCCTAGTTACGTCTTTATCGTCCTGACAGTCGCCGTGAACGGACCGTCCGCAGTCGAAGGTGATGGTGACGGCGATGGCGTTGGCGTGGGGTGATCACGATGACGATGCGTTTACGGCCCGTCCGACCGACTCGCGAGTATGCCCGCTGAACTCGAGGAGAAGACCGATCGCTACGGCACCCTCTTGGCGGAGGCGCTCGAGGCGGCGACCATCGCGCCGCCGGAGGGAACCCCGATGGCGGAGGCTGCCGCGGAGTGTCACGAGATGGCCCGGTCGTACCTCGAGGACGGTCGCCACTTTCGGGAGGAAGGCGACCTGGTGAACGCGCTCGCGGCGTTCTCCTACGGACACGCCTGGCTCGATGCCGGGGCTCGGATCGGACTATTCGACGTGCCAACCGAGGGTCACCTCTTCACCGTCTGACGGTGCCGGGAATTCCAGCGCTCGACAGCTGATCAGCAACGAACGATCATGTAATAACCGAAACGTACATAACTACTCGCGTGACTTCTTTATAAAGAAGGCAAAAGCTTTATATGCCTTTCGCCCTTACCGTATGTTAGCTGGAGCGTCCGGGTTTTCTTCTGGTTCCCCCCACCCGGGAGCTCTGAGTAACTGAGTCGATACACCATGACAGATACGACAATTCGAACCTACAGTGGCGAGACACAGCGGGAACAGGAGCCGCGAGCCAGCGAGGACGAGCAGTGCCCCGAGTGCGGCGGCCGACTGGTCTCGGATAGCGAGCACGCCGAGACGGTCTGCTCGGAGTGTGGCCTGGTCGTCGAGGAAGACGAAATCGACCGCGGGCCCGAGTGGCGCGCGTTCGACTCCGCCGAGAAGGACAAGAAGTCTCGCGTCGGCGCGCCGACGACCAAGATGATGCACGACCAGGGCCTGTCGACCAACATCGGCTGGCAGGACAAGGACGCCTACGGGCGTTCGCTCTCGAGTCGCCAGCGCCAGAAGATGCAGCGCCTGCGCACCTGGAACGAGCGCTTCCGCACCCGGGACAGCAAGGAGCGCAACCTCAAGCAGGCCCTCGGCGAGATCGACCGCATGGCCAGCGCTCTCGGCCTCCCGGAGAACGTCCGGGAGACCGCCAGCGTGATCTACCGGCGAGCGCTCGACGAGGACCTGCTCCCGGGACGCTCGATCGAGGGCGTCGCCACCTCGGCGCTGTACGCCGCCGCGCGACAGGCGGGGACGCCGCGCAGCCTCGACGAGATCGCCGCCGTCAGCCGCGTCGACCGAATGGAGCTGACCCGGACCTACCGCTACATCGTCCGCCAGCTCAACCTCGAGATCAAGCCGGCCGACCCCGAGAGCTACGTCCCACGGTTCATCAGCGACCTGGACCTCTCGGACGAGACCGAGCGCCGGGCCCGGAGCCTGCTCGAGTCGGCCCGCAAGCAGGGCGTCCACAGCGGCAAGTCGCCGGTCGGCCTCGCGGCCGCGTCGGTGTACGCCGCCGCCTTGCTGACCAACGAAAAGGTCACCCAGAACGACGTCAGCGAGGTCGCGAGCATCTCCGAAGTGACCATCCGAAACCGGTACAAGGAGTTGCTCGAGGCCAGCGACACGATGACGGTCTAAGATCGGTCGACAGCGTGTCCGTCGGTTCGGTGTCGATCGACTCGTCGTTTCATCGTTTCAGGTGCGCGGTAACGTTTTTGACGGTGGGTGTGTATTGACATAGCATGGTCGAAACGACCGTCCAACTCGTCTGCCCTGAATGCGTCAAAGAATGGCAACTGACGCCCGCTGAATTGCCCGACTCCACCTCAATGTTTCACTGTCCTAACTGCCACGCTTCCCGGCGAATGGCCGAATTTACCCGGACGGATCGCGATCTGCGAACGTTGAAACAACTCGGGTAACTGCGACGTTCGTCGAGCTTTTTTCGATCGCACCCGTGCAGAGCGCCGCCGCTCGAAGGGTGAACGAGCGCTCGATGCTCGAGTCCGGGTTCGCGTCGAGTTCGCGCGAGTTCGAGTTCGCACGAATCCAGGTTGACTCCGGCCTCGACCGTCGACGACCGGAACGCGACCATACGTCGGTTTTCGACCCCGGTTTCCGACCAATTTACACGGCAGTGACTCGACGTCAGCGAGCGACACGTTCCGTCGTTCGTGTCGATTTCTCCATCCCTACTGGCGACCAGTTTCGTCCGCACAGCCACTCCGATCGGCGGTCCGAGGAAAACCTCGTTGGATTCCGTCAGAAACCGGAGATTTCGTCGTTCAAATCCTCGTTAGGCCGATCCTTCCGAGTGGTTTTTGAAGAGCGATTTCCCCTCGAGATGGTCTCGAACGGCGAAATTTCGTTCAATCGTCACCTGGAGCGTGTTAACGAGACTCAAGATAATAATATAACCCTGCAGTGGGTATGATTGCATGGTTATGAAGAAACAAGAGCTCATTCACCTTCACGGCCTTCTTGCCGAAGTATCGAACCACTGTGCTAACTGGGAGGACTGTTCGGTTTCGCTCGACGAGTACGAGTCTCTTGGGATTCGACCGACATCGATCCACAAATCGAAAACCGATCACAAAGCTGCTGTTTTTGCGCTGGCTGGGGGAATTACGCAACCGATGCGAGAGGGGGAGGCGGAAGCAGTCGCAGCCACGGCCGACTGAGTTTCCTGCGATACCCTGATCAACGACACCACCGACTGGAAAGACTGGCGCTATCTGACGTTTGATTTCGATTTCGATTTCGACTCTCGACGTTCGACGTTCGTTTTCGACCCCGACCTTCGACTTCGACGCAAAAACCAGTTTTGCCGTCTCTCTTTGTGTTTCACTACCCACAGTCGTTCTTCGAGCGCCCTCGGCGACGGACTGTGCTGCTCTCGCTCGAGGCGTACGCTGGCTCCGTATTCGTGCGATGACTGGTCGACTATTGCGTCCGGTTCGTGACTGTCACTCGAGCAAATCTTCGAATTCGGGGAGAACGTCGTCGTCCGTCTCGGAGCTCTGATCGTCAGCGGCGTCTTCGCTGGGAGTCTCGTCGTCTCGAGCCGATTCGTCGGTCGACGTTTCGTTGTCGCTATTGCTGTCCGTGTCGCTGTCGTCGTCCGTGTCGCTGTCGTCGTCCGTGTCGCTGTCGTCCGTGTCGCTGTCGTCGTCCTCGTCGTCCTCGAGCACCTCGACCGAAAGCACCTCCAGCGGGATGTTCTCGAGGCGCTGACCGATCTCCTTGCGGGCGATTCGGGAGGCGTGTTCCTCGCGTTCGACGTTGAACACGGTTATCTCGAGCTCGAGGGCGACGAGGGCCTCGTCGGCGGCGATGAACGCGGGCGGCAGTTCCTCGCCGCCGGGGGAGGTGCGCTTGCCCATGTTGATCTCGACGTAGTTCAGGTCAGGGTTCAGCATCTCGCCAGTTTTCGAGATGGCGATACGGATTGCCTCGTCCTCCGTCTCGACGTCGAACACCGGCACGGCAGCTTCGACGACAACCCTGCAGTGCATAGTGAGCTATTGTATCGCATTCGGTATGAAGGTTCGCCCGTAGTGGGCCACAGGCGTCGGTCTCGGTCTCGCTCCCGCTGTCGAATTTTCGAACCGGGCCGAAATCAGAAGGCCCATACCCGCACCCACGAAGGCCACGACGAGAGCGATGGCGACAGCCACTGTCAGCGACACGATTGCCGTCGAAGCCCTCTCGGGCGGGTTCGACCTGTACCTCACCCTCGAGAGCGGCCAGAGCTACCTCTGGACGCGAAGCGACGGCGAGATGTACACGGACCGTCGGGCGCCCGAGACGTGGTACCGGACCGTCGTCGACGACGTTCCGATCCGGGTGCGCCAGCCCGACGGCCCCGGTGGCGACCTCGAGTGGCACTCGACGGTCGACGCCGACCCGCTCGTCCGCGAACTGTTGCGTCTCGAGGACGACCTCGAGGCGATCGCCGCGGACGCGCCCGACGATCCGCTGATACGGGCGGCGTACGCGGCCCACGACGGGATGCGACTGGTCGACGACCCACCCTTCGGGACGTTGATCTCGTTCATCTGTTCGGCGCAGATGCGCGTTGGACGGATCCACGGCATGGTTTCGACGCTCGCGCGGGAGTACGGCGACGCCTACGCGCTCGCCGGCCAGACCGTCTACGCCTTCCCGACGCCCGACCAGCTCGCGAGGGCCACCGAAGCCGACCTCCGGGACCTGCGCCTGGGGTATCGCGCCCCCTACGTCCAGCGCACGGCCGAGATGGTCGCAGACGGCGAGGCCCGCCCCGAGGACGCCTGCGACCTCGAGTACGAGGCCGCTCGCGAGTACCTCACGCGGTTCGTCGGCGTCGGCGACAAGGTGGCCGACTGCGTCCTGCTCTTCTCGCTGGGGTTCGACGAGGCCGTGCCTCTCGACACGTGGATCAGGAGCGCCATCGCGGAGTACTACCCCGATTGCGACCAGGGATCGTACGCCGAGACGTCTCGAGCGATTCGCGAGCGACTCGGCGGGCGTTACGCCGGGTATGCCCAGACGTACCTCTTCCATCACCTGCGGACGGGTGCCGTCGACGCGTAAGCGGTTCGCGAGAAATTCGGCCCGCAACCGATTCGGCCCCTCGAGCTGGCGTCGACGCGTGACGCGAACAGCAGTCCGTCTCTCGAGATGCCGACGAACGCTCGAGGTAACTCGAGAGTAACAACGCGAGTCTGGAGTCACCCGCGACTCGAGAGCCACAGTGCGAGTCGAGAGTTACAGCGAGGGTCGAAGACGACGGGCTGGCGTCAGTGGGCCGGCTCTTCTGCCGGCGCGACCATGTCCTCGATCCGGAGAATCAGGATGTTGTTCGTGTCGTCTTTCCCATCGAGTACTCCCTCGATGACCAGTTTCGACAGCGGCGTCGGCCCGACGGTGACGCTGTCGCCCTCGTGGATGTCACCGGTCGAGCCCTGGACGTGAATCTCGGCCCGGCAGAGTTCCGGGTGGTGGACGCTCGAGAGGTCGATCTCCTCGACGATGATCCCCTCGATCGGGGTGCCCTCGTGGGTGAGCGGGACGGCCGCCGGCTCGTCCATTTGCTGGATCTCGAGGGCCTCGAAGGCGGCTGCAGTCGGTTTGTAGCCGCCTTTGGGGCCAGGTACGCCCTCGACCAGCTGGAGGGCCTTCAGGCTCTGCATCTGGTTGCGGATGGTTCCCGGGTTGCGGTCGACCTGCTCGGCGATGTCTTCACCTTTGATCGCATCTTCGTCCTCGGAGTGAAGATTGGTGAGCGCACGCAAAATTTTCTTTTGGCTCGGGGTAAGCTCGATTGATGACATGGTGAATCCTTGGTAATTGATTTGCTTAAATCCGATGGTCAGGTTCGGTTTCGATAGCTATCTCGAATTTCTTCACGACCGTAGTGACTACTCCCACGACTGGAGTCGTGGGCTTCCCTCACTGAGGGTTAGGCTCACGTCTTCCGGGGAGTTCGCAGGTTCTGTCTCACCGTT
It contains:
- a CDS encoding DUF389 domain-containing protein, yielding MRLIQALVPSAVRDDVLFALDTEGIDYVTLRENTDEEDSVIVQFPLPTQAVEEVLETLEEAGVDDDFIVVSSIETARTPGLESLEKRFVSGSESDDSIFYEEIRTRALNMTPNRLTYYAMTLLSAVVATAGLLLDSPAIVVGSMVIAPQVSAALTGTVGMVLNDRGMIVGGISSLVGGLVAAMAGAFAFAWLVRSGAIVPSTIEITAIHQVSTRISPDLLSLLIGICAGAAGAFGLATALPVSLVGVMIAAALIPAAAAVGIGLAWNAPLVAAGAFVLLTINAASIVLSGLAVFWYLGYRPDHWVPGDLRGNLARDRLGAIVPAILVLSLVCLLAGGVLFHHVSFENDVNEEIRTVLDNPEYDRLELVELRTEFAGGDLATSYEVTAVIRRPDGVAYPDLVSTLEDALEDRTGRQIDVTVEYVDRDTGANLGDARFDSVNRHADDRGMGGSPGPTAECQERKAFRSPVRSTDT
- a CDS encoding FAD-dependent oxidoreductase, with translation MSDAPRVEIYTKENCPYCEKAKDLFDAKEVAYETYNVTGDEDLFEEMVDRAEGRKTAPEVFVNDELIGGWDETSALDETGELDEMLGIAREDDCEVVEHRRLIIAGTGIAGLTAAIYAGRSNNEPLVIEGDEPGGQLTLTTDVANYPGFPEGISGPELVNDMKEQARQFGAELKNGIVANVERLEDPSVVEGATEDSFCVDLTNGDRYTADAVIVASGASARTLGIPGEDELMGYGLSTCATCDGAFFRDEDMLVVGGGDAAMEEASFLTKFADTVYLAHRREEFRAEDYWIDRVHEHVEDGNIEIMKNTELIEIHGSQEEGVDHVTLVRNEKGHPTDRLDDPETEEFDFDVGAVFFAIGHTPNTDYLEGLGIETDDEGYLETKGGDGGGQTETDVAGIFGAGDVVDYHYQQAVTAAGMGSKAAIDADEYLEDLEREREDAVLEEREEVPAADD
- a CDS encoding UPF0058 family protein, producing the protein MKKQELIHLHGLLAEVSNHCANWEDCSVSLDEYESLGIRPTSIHKSKTDHKAAVFALAGGITQPMREGEAEAVAATAD
- a CDS encoding transcription initiation factor IIB, which encodes MTDTTIRTYSGETQREQEPRASEDEQCPECGGRLVSDSEHAETVCSECGLVVEEDEIDRGPEWRAFDSAEKDKKSRVGAPTTKMMHDQGLSTNIGWQDKDAYGRSLSSRQRQKMQRLRTWNERFRTRDSKERNLKQALGEIDRMASALGLPENVRETASVIYRRALDEDLLPGRSIEGVATSALYAAARQAGTPRSLDEIAAVSRVDRMELTRTYRYIVRQLNLEIKPADPESYVPRFISDLDLSDETERRARSLLESARKQGVHSGKSPVGLAAASVYAAALLTNEKVTQNDVSEVASISEVTIRNRYKELLEASDTMTV
- a CDS encoding Rrf2 family transcriptional regulator, which gives rise to MSSIELTPSQKKILRALTNLHSEDEDAIKGEDIAEQVDRNPGTIRNQMQSLKALQLVEGVPGPKGGYKPTAAAFEALEIQQMDEPAAVPLTHEGTPIEGIIVEEIDLSSVHHPELCRAEIHVQGSTGDIHEGDSVTVGPTPLSKLVIEGVLDGKDDTNNILILRIEDMVAPAEEPAH
- a CDS encoding DUF555 domain-containing protein, translated to MHCRVVVEAAVPVFDVETEDEAIRIAISKTGEMLNPDLNYVEINMGKRTSPGGEELPPAFIAADEALVALELEITVFNVEREEHASRIARKEIGQRLENIPLEVLSVEVLEDDEDDDSDTDDSDTDDDSDTDDDSDTDSNSDNETSTDESARDDETPSEDAADDQSSETDDDVLPEFEDLLE
- a CDS encoding DNA-3-methyladenine glycosylase family protein yields the protein MATATVSDTIAVEALSGGFDLYLTLESGQSYLWTRSDGEMYTDRRAPETWYRTVVDDVPIRVRQPDGPGGDLEWHSTVDADPLVRELLRLEDDLEAIAADAPDDPLIRAAYAAHDGMRLVDDPPFGTLISFICSAQMRVGRIHGMVSTLAREYGDAYALAGQTVYAFPTPDQLARATEADLRDLRLGYRAPYVQRTAEMVADGEARPEDACDLEYEAAREYLTRFVGVGDKVADCVLLFSLGFDEAVPLDTWIRSAIAEYYPDCDQGSYAETSRAIRERLGGRYAGYAQTYLFHHLRTGAVDA
- a CDS encoding DUF357 domain-containing protein produces the protein MPAELEEKTDRYGTLLAEALEAATIAPPEGTPMAEAAAECHEMARSYLEDGRHFREEGDLVNALAAFSYGHAWLDAGARIGLFDVPTEGHLFTV
- a CDS encoding HTTM domain-containing protein — its product is MSSQSTSSLDRLSAAMDRFAVALQRRFEIDLRALAAFRIALGLLIILDLLNRTRHLREFHTDEGVLPLRALFSDYSDVYSVHAISGEPWVQALLFAIAGGFALALILGYRTRLATVVSWFLLVSLHIRMPMVLNSGDILLRLLLFWGIFLPLGERWAIDARRIDLPRSTLSSEATMAVLLQVFLMYFTNAIHKYGSDKWMSGEAVGFIFQADHLTILLGNVLADQFLLLKLFTYAWLVCIFASPLLILLTGYPRALLATALAGMHLGMVVTLRIDLFPLIAVSGLLLFYPPAVWDRVTALGAYLGLDTPLRARLEWLQRTAPRFPSPSASLSHPSLSTVTAGGRDAFFSVLPAMFLLLVLFANAEAVDYTEVPDPAEQVIDTTMIDQSWRMFAPNPTSNAKWFVVPGELEDGSEVDVMHGGEVDWDRPPSVDETYKSARWRKYLSNMRYVDNEKHRSYTANYLCDRWNEEHETDVESLTIYGMTDRSGPYDDEPDVARFTLIEYDCSGDFVQESA
- a CDS encoding thiol-disulfide oxidoreductase DCC family protein, which gives rise to MSADLEVPADAPILLFDGICNLCNGFVQFVVPRDTDEQFYFASIQSDVGKALCAEHGLPTDELESVVLIEGEDSYVKSGAIIRTASHLGGIYALLSPFRFVPRPVRDWAYDFVANRRYRWFGKKEQCMMPTGDVQSRFLERTDP